GTTTTTGTGTCTATATTAGATTATTTCGGGATATTCGACCTACAAATACAGTACTAAAAGATAATAAAAGTTGGTGGATATACGCTTATAAATGTGTTTTACGACAGAGAGTTACATTACTgtggaacaaaattaaaatgcataggTAAACAATTGtttggataaataaataattaaaacaaaattgtatttgtatagttttattataaacaacatatatatgtgtgtttcaggaaaaattataagaattacATAAATGTGTACAAAAAAGTTCTTGTAAATCCAAATGATACtgaattaaaaatagatttgcAAATGCACGAAGATGAattggatatttttaatttagttttagcaAGAGAACATGCTAAAATTGAggtttgatattaaattttattttcaagaagttgtattaaatataatttaaatagcttTGTGAAGAGAATCCGGAAAGTGTAGCAATTCAAGAATCTCAGTCAAAATGGTGGGATCCAATAAATTCTAAGCCCAGGTATCGCCTATGTTTAACATCTGataaatctaaaacattttGGAATTTACTTAGTCAATCAGAAAAAGATCGGCTTAATGATCTACTGTGTAAAACCGGCGGATCAGATACACTTAGATCTGATAAGCCTAAACAATACATTGGTATGTAGGAacactacaattattatttattagttatacaataaaaaaaataatttgtttagaaCACAAGATAAATTTAACAATAGCTAACTGCCTAGTTAGTTTAATTAGTGGTTCAAATGAATTAATGGTAATCACAATTGGCCATTTAATGAGCAGTCTTGAAACTAGACCATCCGCTAAAGCATATAAAATATCTACGAGAGTTGAAAGCATAAATGTTGAAGCTTCTGTTGAGTATAGTCTGGTTCCAATAATTGATACATGTGCAATGAgaggtaaatattttgtagttaaaattaaaattgaattattatatgacGTGTAATATCACTAggaaattcatcaaaatattttttgagtattGACTTTGAAAAAAATCCACTCAATTCAGAAGCAGATTATGGATTGAATATTACATCAGAATCTGTGGAAGTTGTTTATCATGAAGTAGGTTTTAAATCCAtaacttattattcttataacagttgtttggattttttttcttttatagttTGCCATATCTGCATTGCTTAGTTTCTTTTAttacaatcaaaaaataaacattgaatCTACTATTGAAAAGTTTTCTAAGAAAATTTCTAAAACATTTCTAAAACTATTCAATTCAAACAGACCAGAAACCAAGTTTAGAAAAATTCTTTTAAACATTGATCTTCAATTACCATATATTGTAATACCAGAATTTGGCTCTATTCAaaggtatgtaatatttttatttgaaattaattgtacttattataaattataatgtattcttATGATAGGGGTGAAAATATAATGGTGATCGATTTTGGTGGACTCAAAATCAAAAGTGACTTACAACCAGAAACCATTTGTTTAGATGATGTCACACAAATGGAAATGGAGGAAAAACTATATGATCGATACCATATTGATATTGATggatttcaattaatattttgtaattcaggttaatatttttagttaattactACAAACCTTTTAGAAttcctattatacaattttgcaattcatattttttatttttgaaatgtctgTTAGGTAATTAAAAGCTATTAATACGAGTTTACTTATATGTATGTTGTGGTTCTTAGGAAACGATTGGAGAAATTTAAGGAATGAAATGGATTCATCATTGCACCTTTTGGGAAAGACCGTTACACAAATTGTTGTATCGAATAGCATAAGACCAGAATATAAACAATTagcaaaaagaaaaattaatatatctgTACAAAGTGTTAGGTTCAACTTATCTGATCAAAAGGTTAACTCCATTTTAGACTTCATCGAAAATACACCAATACCTATTAACCACGTTTCTTCAGCAACATTGAAAAAACATTATAGTGATGATAATGAAGTGTATGCATTAGATATGGTTAGTAATCTAAATATCTAATTCATTTTTgcaatataactataaaaaatattacttttttaaatttaaaatcaatccGATTTAAAAGATAAATTTGCATCAAAATATGGAAGAATTACAAGAATTGAAATCCACATTGgcgttttatcaaaaatttaagGGCATTAGTACCAGATCAACTGAGGAAAGAGCCGAagtaaaaaaagcatttaaagctGTAGACAAAaggtaaattatacaaatattaggCTAATTAAACATTGTttagataaaacataatttttactataactTAACCTAAGTTAAGATTTTTtgcttaatattttacaaaataatataggtggtCATATATTTGGTAGACCATATATGCAAGTGGCTACAGGTATAGCCagtgtatagactatagacacatgtaatatatattataaaatatgtaaacattttaatatgttatatgttatttagtttcaataatttattatattgaccagttatttaataattgcctttaaatatgtaaatttgcAAGATGCTTTTACTGTGGTATACTGATATGCAAAATACTCTAAATCAATGGCtccctattaattattagtattaaggATTAAGCCATGGAGCACGGCCTCTagctccaaaaattaaattggatAAGGGACTCCCTTTTTTGTATATTCTTGAGGAAGATCCTCACTTTACACGAGTTTAAATGTTTCAATGTTTAAACATGAAATTGAAGAAATATTCTTTCCGGTATGTGTCATTGGCGCCATGAACCCATAAGCGTGCTGAATTTATATGGAGGGAGGATTCATCCTATAATGTTTCggttacacaatatatattctaaatatatattactaaaaataaatttacaagggggactaaacaaaattgtaacccctcttagccccccccccttcTCTCACCATTGTATGCTTAGGTTCGAACAACCtagattttttcattatatgatttttttaaaactagtttaaaatgaatttaaattattatatattataaattattcatatacctactaataactcaatatcaaataaaaatatgaaaaaaatgtcttcacTCGAATAGATTATGTTCTCCTCTAcaaatttgataatatgattTGCATGTAAAACAGAAACAACACAAACGACGCGACGTCCTCTCAacttggtttattttattttaatacctaggtgattttatttaatatgatacaatcatgtataatatatgtaagtataaaatacaataaaattgtatgttgaaaaaaatgagGTAACCTACTGAACCAGATATCAGAATTGTTTTATTACATATGAGGAACTAAATCtttctattattgttatagaaGTATTGTGTCATCAGAAATTAGTGATGAGGAATTTGCTGAACTCTGGGCGCGTACAGTTGATTTACCAGGTTTTGATGATAATGTGTCGccaaataatactataacatcTCTTTTTAGATGTGTTATTGGagaagtaaatttttttaaattttaaatatatctttgattataaataatttttttttttagatttctaTTGATTTCTATTGTTCAAACGAAATagtaaaaaattcatttttgaatttgacATTCAAACGCTTTTGTTGTGATTTGGCAATTATGGAATATGGGCCAGCTGTACAAATGTCAATTGGATCAATTTATCTATCTGATTTACAACATATTTGCAAAAGTGGTCATACCgttgtattattttcaataacaacCAATTGTTTAGTACAAGAATCTACTAATTTGCTTTACAGAAAAGTATGAAAGTTTTTTCATGTATAATTGgacttgtaggtatataattctgtaatagtataattgagtacatttatttttaggtaaaagCTGATTGTCCTGATTTTAAAAGTCATTTTCACAGTGTAGAAAAGTCtcttgtattagatttaaaTCGTGTATCATGTGTTTTTCATAGAACTtcgtttataaaattttataaatatatgcaatatattatacaaatgtaagtTTTTCAATCTCAgcggaacaattttttttcatcatatttataaaatatactttcttTAGAATTGGTAATAGACGTATTTTTTCATCTTTAACAactgaaaatattcaaaattgtgtaaacaattatttttctaacgATGATCCACCTGTGCCACAAGGAGCCACAAAGTTTAGTTATTCTGctagaatttcaaattttcaaatattaatttgtgatactgaatttgaatttttggaTGTTAAGGTAAAGTTTTCTTAAGCCGAGTTCTtaaatagctatataatattcattaatatgtacattttaaaattagattggTGGCTTGGAAAGTGATTGCACATTTAAAGCAAATGATCGGATGGTATTTAGATTTTATGTGATGAATATGAGCATTGATGATTTGTCTCGAATGACTTTGTATCCAAaggtaaaatatgattttaataaatattttaaaactattcaaatatatgaataaaaatattttatagctacTATATACAGACGCAGATAAGCTTTTAGAATTCAAATATGTACGACATAATCCCAGACTTTACAAAACAAACATTGAAGCACAGACAGATGATGTAAAATCAGATGGAAGTATTAAGTTGTACATAGGACAAGTACATATAACAGTTTTATGcagtattttattagattttcaagtatgtatttaatataaaattaaaaataataactattaatataggtatcaattttaaccttattatttaaattattctttttaatttagtatttcatAGATCCAATCATTTCTGAAGAACTTGTTGATTTTAGTCGACGTTTACGTAAAGTTTTATTTCCGTTTACTCCAGATTTTCGAAATGGATGGAAGAGTAAAATGCATTTGTCGATATGTTTACATTTTCCTGTAGTATTATTTCCACAGAATTCTACCTCTCCCAATGTTATTTTATGCAGCTTAGGAGATCTTACAGTGGAAAACTTTTTTAAAGAGCAATTGAAAAAAGATTATGACAATTTAgatattgttgataatattttagctaATTGGGATGCAATTAATGTATCTAGAGCTATTATGACATTAGATGGAACACTCGTTATTCAAGTACCTCAATAGCTAATTAAATACtggaaattattatagaataaaataattaattttatatttattataggaaCCAATGATAGAATCTTTTGGAATTCGTTTGAACATTAAAAGAAATACTACAAACAAACTTTTATATCGGATGAATGGAGGAATTgacaatattcaaattaatctgGGACAGAAAGATTTTGCAACATTCTTACTAGTTTGGGCAGACAATTTTGAGTATGGTCATTGTATTGAAGAAATGTTGTATATGATGATGCCACACATTTCTGGGATCTTGGAAgatcaagatttaaaaaaaatacaagtgttTTTCAATCATGAAACCTCTATTCATgaaattgatttcaaattttctaTAGATGGTATCCAAATTGCACTTTTTGCAAATTCAGatgaagtaaatatatatacatagatttattttcataaaatattttactattttaaaaacctTTTCAGATATTAAGTTCTCCAATTAGAGATATAAATCATTCATTGTGCAGATTTGATTTGgacgaaataaatattaagatagaTATGTTTTCAGACGATAGAGTAGTTTTAAATACTACAGTACAAAGATGTATGTTAGAAGACACCAGGAGACATAATACATCTGAAAAAATGTTagtcatatttaataatttaatgttataataatatttaaaactttttaattcaaattaagcccctttttttaggatttttgaaCCTGTTGGTCCATCAGATTCATCTAACGAAGTACATATATCTGTATCAACTCCACCATTATTTGATTTATCTTTTGAAAAGACATATTCAGGTGATAGAACAATTCATATTCATTTGGATAAAACCAGATTGAATTTCTCTATTCCTTTTGTTGTGGAATTAACACAATTTGTATTGGACTCTTTaccaataaaaagaaaaaatattgatggaACCTTTGCATCTCCAATGGTTAATGTAGATAGTCATAGAAAATATCCAGATGAAAAGCGATCAATGGAGAGAAAACCAATGAATATTGAAAAGCAGtcaggtaaaataaataaattatactaatataaatttgagTTTTGCTGAATAAtgaactattttatttgtatttagctTTAACTATATCTGTTCGTTTTGGTCGTCCTGAAATAGCAATATTACCTCCCGGAGTAGAAGAATTAGACATTCGAGATCAAGTACTTTTATGTCGAACCGAGTTTCTTTTAGATTATGGTCGTCATCCAGGACATGAAGAGAGACTTGTTTGTTCATTatcaaattttcatattttagcaGTGTCAAAAAAAAGAAGAGCTGAGAAGATggtatgtacattgtatttcatgatagtaatatcataaatatatttaatatgtgttgtttatatttttttgggctTCATAGGTTTTGCACCCATGTGACATAGAGTTTTCAAGAACTTTAAAATCAGGAGACCATGATGCAATAGAGATTTTAATTCGTTCTAGTCCCCTAAATGTACATTTGTCAACTAGTACAGTACACATTATTCTCaatgtacgtatatattttttaatgtttcaaaaatgtttaaaaaataataattattataaatgtgatTTTGTTTTAAAGGCCATtgaattaattgaatttaattacgATGAAGATCCTGATTTTGATGGATCATCTTATCGGGAGTGTAAAAATGATGATTTATGGACTCCAAAATCCATAGTACCTAGTACTGTACCTAACAAAATGGTACCTAAaggaacatttttttcatttttccaaTCAAAGTTTTCGGGTACTATGGATGTGAAATCAGAAAATCTTGAACTCTATGTACAAGACATAAACGTGTCTCTAGAACTAGAAGAACTAGATTTAGAGGACATTCCTATGATCATGTTAAAATCATCATTAAAAATTCAAGTAAAAGATTGGTCAGATCAGTTTAATTTAAAAGGTATGTATGTCAAAGTTTCTGAGCTATATGCctttatctaattatattttattacctaaatattttaattctagggGGTCTAAATTTAAAAGCTTCATactttaattgtaatttgaGTGTTTGGGAACCGTTTATTGAGCCTTGGAATGTAAAACTGAAAGTATGTAACCagcaataataaacaaaattagtattaaatatggtaaacatgataaatatgttttttaattcacAGGGATTCTTGGGTAAGTTCAATGTAAAACACATGGATTTGGGTGATGTATTGGTACAATCATCTCACCAATCTATTGTGGAAGGGGAGAGTGAAAGTTCAGAAGATGAAAGTGAAGCTGAAATGAAATTCATTAGAAAAACAGTGAAGTCAAGGGGTAATTATTGTAGTACTGATTGTTATTTAgtagatatataattataatttataagaacctaaaataatatttaattattaataaaatataaattaaatacttataatatatagaaacttCACTTGAAAAATGGTACTCTGATGATTCAGATTCAGATCAGGAAACAGGAGTTATGGATAAATTAGCTAAAGctattacacatttaatatcTGAGTATGTTAAATggtatgaacaatattttaaaaaacatgaaatttaatttgaatacattttgtgCAGTGAATGTAGTGATGAAGACTTAACAAATTCAGATTCAAGTGATGAAAGTGGAGCTGAACAGGAATCCAGAAATATTAGTCAAGAAaggataaagaaaaaaattagtaatttttaaaagaaataatttataataaatcactTAAGTAATGGAGTTAATTTTgacattgacattttttaagGTTATTCTAGTGATTCTGGTttggaaaacgattctgaaggACTGGAAACATCAACGTATATCATTTTTGAAACAGAGAGACTAGAAGTATCATTTACTCCAGCTAATATATCGGTTATTGATACACTCATAAAATCGTTGTATAATCCAAAAACTGATGATTGTGATTCAACTGAAAGTTTTGTTCTTGTTAATGATCTTGCAGTGAGATCTATTGTTATGTTATATCAAAAAActgaggtaaataataatatatatttcactatatttgtacgataatttaaaaagaaaaagattcaaatgttaaatgttatacctgcaattttgtaatttatttaaataattatttacatagtaAGCTATCTACcaaactattataattcattttaattatttaaaatttgtataataagtacctacattacataagagttcatattttttcattataatttaaattttatttttatttttttataaataataaaaataagtataataatgataaaaaaaaacattctataatattatcttattacctattacactattatattttCTCAGTTAAACCGGTGAATTGCAACTTTGAAAATATAGAATGTTTAAGATAATCTGATAATGgaagaaaacaaatttactaTGTAATGGCTCatttagttaaaatgtattaaaatctatacttcaagtatacatttatttgtaaattaataaaattatacaaaggtaatatactaatatcatcagtaggtaggtatcatTACAATAAgcaaatgtacaaaatatctcaattattaaacattaactattaatattattatgtacacatatttaatattatatatatatatacaatatagttcaGCAAACGTATcgaaacaaaaaccaaaatcactCTTAAGCCGATATTACACTGGTTCGACCTGTTTTGTTATGTTGTTAAACATCAAAGGAAAGCATTTGTCAGTTAACCGATCGCAAACCTGTATAATATCGGCTTTGGAAGCTTCATTTTAGTAGCTACTAATTTGAGTTCTTGTGAATTCATATCATACTATAACCTGTCTTGTTTATCTTGGAATTTGGCAactgatacaatttttaaaaaacttttcaatataatatagtttttggaCCACTATTTTTCCAAGCTGGGCGAAGGGTTATATTAGTAAATCATTTAGGTGCCTTTAAAGGGGTATTAATTGtgaatatacattttgtgaCCTACAATCAAAATATGACATTAAACTTTCTTTTTGTTAAGTAGTTAAAACAATTACATCCAgaataatctattttattatataatttttaatatcaaagtGAATTgacatatacaatttaaaagtgggtaagaatattatctagggcCACACGTGGGATTTtttgatactttaattttaaagcaagttatgacaTAAAACAAGCCTGCACGTGGccgttgataatatttttacctatacatttgATAACAagtcaattcactttaatattaaaaaaaacagattaaaCTAGATTATTCTGAaagtaaaatttgctatgttctGTGTTAGTAAAATCGAGACAACACATTTGGGGTATAATGTCCtcttaaatttcattattattaaaagtttattatgaaacgttattcagtttttattattacattaactgttattgttatatttttttaaaactaacctattgataactacaaaatagttttaacCATAATTTGTAGTTAATTGTCAAATTGTGTTTGATATCCATCAatacatgttaatatattattttagtgtgaattgataaaatttaaagtttattaaacTCAACTGGTATATGCATACCTGTATGCACTCTGCATacttaaacttaatataataacccTAATAgttaatcattatcattattatctagATCCTAGATTCCTAAAATAGATTACatagaatatattgtattattttaatattaattagtatggCAATtagataaaagtaataatatttatttaaattattcaattaaaacttgtatttttaaatcgCATTTAtcgcatttatatttttatagtgttttgttaaatttatatgatttattataagtaatatacaataaaatgaaatcaacttattgaaatacaacaacatttaatatgattgtagattttttttccttaatattattagcttgtttatcaaacaattaaaaatcacattttagtttgtttaattaatagagttaataattaattaaaattatgtgattcatgtatttttttttatttcagagaGGATTAGAACAAATCTTAGAAGCAATTGATGGATCTAGAACATCTTCAATATCCAGACAAAGGTTAGTAAAAATTTATGTATAAGGAtgactgaaattatttttttaaatacttaatatttgcatatatatacacatatttgcatatttgcatattaatataattgcatatttactaattataagtctgtactataggtactttataaagataacataatcagattattttaatttatgaattttaaattttaacaagtaACATTATACGTTTTATGTTCTAGCATGTCTAACGATTGtacttttgtaaataatttaacaaaaaaaaatgatcatgaAAACATTGATGACAGTTCTAGtgaaatgatgtacaaaaaaaTGACTGACTATCAACTCAATATAAAAGTTGAAGGtaaaagttaattaattgttttatagatatgttctaatcaaataaaaatgtacaggtTTTGATGATTTGATTGTGGTTTGTCCAAAACGTACAAGTAATAAATTACATGCTCTTTCTCCAATAAAAAATGACACACGGTATTGGATTATGGTATCTGTAGTGTCAAAAAAGCTGAGCCACATAATAACAATACGATCCCCTTTAATGGTATACaactatattagttattttattttataattttataacgacTGATTTATGTTTCAGTTGAAAAATGACACATCATACCCTTTGATGATCCATTATAACCGTACTGAAGCaatagatacttttgaaatggACACTGGAGTTGTAGAAGAGTCTGACAATCCTTTTGAATCAACATGTACATTGGCAATTCTTGAAGCTGGATCAATTTTTAATGTGCCAATAGCTTTAGCATATCATTCGAAACTGTTCTTATCTCCTGCTAATTTGCAGTAagttatagtatagtataatattatatattttaatatttataactaagtAGCCTGTATTTATAAAGtaacattttctaaaacaattattttaggaATTATCTTGTTAGTGATAGTGGTGTTTGGTGGCCAGATTTGTCCGTTGATACCAGTTGTGCAAAAGAATTAGTATGTGCTACATCTAAAGTTGACGAACAACCAAATTTTTCTATTCGGGTTAGATACgaacatacctatatagttattatcTGGTTaaccttattatattatattagtaatatcttatatttaggTTGTTTGTGAAGAAGGAGTACCAGTTTTTAACCGTGCTTCAAGAACAGTGCCAAATTATACTCTAAGAGCAGTTCCTCCAGTAGTCATACATAATTTTCTCCCGTTTGCTATAGAATTCAGTTTTCCAAATTTCAAGCACCATATTGAAGCTTCCGAGAAAATTGATGTTTACATGTTAAATATTACACATAGGGTTTTGAAAACTGATTTAATTGTACCATCATATCTTGGTATATCGTGGTCTGGAAGCTTTAACTTGCGAAAAGATATAAACGAAAAAACTGTAAACATGAGTACTGAACATGATACTGACGGTGgtaacaaacatttaaaaattgcaataaaaattacaaatgaaGATTCTTGTcgtatttttatacattcacCATATTGGATTGTAAATAAGACAGGATTACCATTACAATTAAgggtaatatttaaat
Above is a window of Metopolophium dirhodum isolate CAU chromosome 3, ASM1992520v1, whole genome shotgun sequence DNA encoding:
- the LOC132940854 gene encoding intermembrane lipid transfer protein VPS13A-like; the protein is MFEGIVASLLNRYLGKYIEDLDLENLNVGIFGGNVFLSNLKLKTEALYELGLPIEVKAGSIGKFNVNIPWNGLSSQPVVIKIEEIFIVAGQVIDREWDTELEKRLARAAKKRILESIDNLSIFGNGSMENGGFLETLITTVMNNLQIYIRGVHIRFEDSMTNTDSPRALGLCIQTISLETTNSKWKPILSQQNGQTSVYEIVKIDSASFYCNTMCSTLLYTNKTMVSDWQDKMRSGLNNFNINEEPLEFILKPVVLKMKIIVNKSNEVRVPKLLVDFVLQDAALQMSRKQFVALMETAEFMKLAEINRLFRDIRPTNTVLKDNKSWWIYAYKCVLRQRVTLLWNKIKMHRKNYKNYINVYKKVLVNPNDTELKIDLQMHEDELDIFNLVLAREHAKIELCEENPESVAIQESQSKWWDPINSKPRYRLCLTSDKSKTFWNLLSQSEKDRLNDLLCKTGGSDTLRSDKPKQYIEHKINLTIANCLVSLISGSNELMVITIGHLMSSLETRPSAKAYKISTRVESINVEASVEYSLVPIIDTCAMRGNSSKYFLSIDFEKNPLNSEADYGLNITSESVEVVYHEFAISALLSFFYYNQKINIESTIEKFSKKISKTFLKLFNSNRPETKFRKILLNIDLQLPYIVIPEFGSIQRGENIMVIDFGGLKIKSDLQPETICLDDVTQMEMEEKLYDRYHIDIDGFQLIFCNSGNDWRNLRNEMDSSLHLLGKTVTQIVVSNSIRPEYKQLAKRKINISVQSVRFNLSDQKVNSILDFIENTPIPINHVSSATLKKHYSDDNEVYALDMINLHQNMEELQELKSTLAFYQKFKGISTRSTEERAEVKKAFKAVDKRSIVSSEISDEEFAELWARTVDLPGFDDNVSPNNTITSLFRCVIGEISIDFYCSNEIVKNSFLNLTFKRFCCDLAIMEYGPAVQMSIGSIYLSDLQHICKSGHTVVLFSITTNCLVQESTNLLYRKVKADCPDFKSHFHSVEKSLVLDLNRVSCVFHRTSFIKFYKYMQYIIQIIGNRRIFSSLTTENIQNCVNNYFSNDDPPVPQGATKFSYSARISNFQILICDTEFEFLDVKIGGLESDCTFKANDRMVFRFYVMNMSIDDLSRMTLYPKLLYTDADKLLEFKYVRHNPRLYKTNIEAQTDDVKSDGSIKLYIGQVHITVLCSILLDFQYFIDPIISEELVDFSRRLRKVLFPFTPDFRNGWKSKMHLSICLHFPVVLFPQNSTSPNVILCSLGDLTVENFFKEQLKKDYDNLDIVDNILANWDAINVSRAIMTLDGTLVIQEPMIESFGIRLNIKRNTTNKLLYRMNGGIDNIQINLGQKDFATFLLVWADNFEYGHCIEEMLYMMMPHISGILEDQDLKKIQVFFNHETSIHEIDFKFSIDGIQIALFANSDEILSSPIRDINHSLCRFDLDEINIKIDMFSDDRVVLNTTVQRCMLEDTRRHNTSEKMIFEPVGPSDSSNEVHISVSTPPLFDLSFEKTYSGDRTIHIHLDKTRLNFSIPFVVELTQFVLDSLPIKRKNIDGTFASPMVNVDSHRKYPDEKRSMERKPMNIEKQSALTISVRFGRPEIAILPPGVEELDIRDQVLLCRTEFLLDYGRHPGHEERLVCSLSNFHILAVSKKRRAEKMVLHPCDIEFSRTLKSGDHDAIEILIRSSPLNVHLSTSTVHIILNAIELIEFNYDEDPDFDGSSYRECKNDDLWTPKSIVPSTVPNKMVPKGTFFSFFQSKFSGTMDVKSENLELYVQDINVSLELEELDLEDIPMIMLKSSLKIQVKDWSDQFNLKGGLNLKASYFNCNLSVWEPFIEPWNVKLKGFLGKFNVKHMDLGDVLVQSSHQSIVEGESESSEDESEAEMKFIRKTVKSRETSLEKWYSDDSDSDQETGVMDKLAKAITHLISDECSDEDLTNSDSSDESGAEQESRNISQERIKKKISYSSDSGLENDSEGLETSTYIIFETERLEVSFTPANISVIDTLIKSLYNPKTDDCDSTESFVLVNDLAVRSIVMLYQKTERGLEQILEAIDGSRTSSISRQSMSNDCTFVNNLTKKNDHENIDDSSSEMMYKKMTDYQLNIKVEGFDDLIVVCPKRTSNKLHALSPIKNDTRYWIMVSVVSKKLSHIITIRSPLMLKNDTSYPLMIHYNRTEAIDTFEMDTGVVEESDNPFESTCTLAILEAGSIFNVPIALAYHSKLFLSPANLQNYLVSDSGVWWPDLSVDTSCAKELVCATSKVDEQPNFSIRVVCEEGVPVFNRASRTVPNYTLRAVPPVVIHNFLPFAIEFSFPNFKHHIEASEKIDVYMLNITHRVLKTDLIVPSYLGISWSGSFNLRKDINEKTVNMSTEHDTDGGNKHLKIAIKITNEDSCRIFIHSPYWIVNKTGLPLQLRGSRSDIVYESHNEEPLLFSYKRLKKRCIKLRAYHSNWSSAFSMDTVYCPGLVICKDKERQKKYRILMKPVLSHLCPHLTTIVTFLPNFSVVNSFNRTLRFMEDNQDADLWTDILQGQTLPFWPETDSMRMFVKLRDGKSGSQHFSIIKEEQTVLRMDKGRALVVKITGGGENPFLISFHKFCQNDAPVRVDNMCDDIFLKIHQKNLGQVTLLSPHQSLLYTWDDPTEERVLYWNAYSKKNKSYVAEFEKDGFGQKRISFCQIKPAEIANINLNFIKLITNQHLESPDTSDTSDSDSDAGPPIRLPRTKKSKVVVYWVSYMDAAGQRVLLFTQDEKAAATARKNIENNKSSIDLIVAMDGLGLSLSTSRGVHTEEIAYLSLTDSASEWTVRVRNVWKPFTVELACWLEDMWKNDDKKAHLKDYVHVDFDKMQMIRPFFGHLRRSYNPAARIRCKFTSKSTTVCFKIHRIQLDNQLSDCTFKTALYQTSVSKTSPRYFKPFLELSYSKTPISNHYDVYKYFNISLQDCTVQLDRTFVVSMHKTLSPLLAVFECPLDARFRQDVSSLHAPNIPPGRNPGKVFVEYFHCSPFNIQLSFSAKVPELSPLKSSNSFATDALLYVLDGHSNRLSDIKAVNLNVNSLTRKGLYKESFNSMFSYGLKNYARQLLKQCHVSIFNLDVLENVYEMDEIDEKLNFEEYLGPFIEEVQGSFRAIESVEKWNFEEPLPERMISAHKGTEMSVLLSMSGAIQRPHIGGEDESAAESFFRGPGRNLLAVLSKSNVSDKVSMAYDGVKRIIESGEEVVMRTRIPRYVNLMGMKSYSMYEAVGLHLFKMLSRSLSNDGYWAHVSLLPEGKKVLLITLRRVILAEKYRTKGPWEIEWSIYVDNIIDVPTVEENKLSFKVRQDEHHSSYFFRGDEKCIEYNDKTTLKWIKNKIQQVMVLGYEDKPLNS